The following are encoded together in the Flavihumibacter fluvii genome:
- a CDS encoding phosphoribosylaminoimidazolesuccinocarboxamide synthase: MAPIQFSGQTAFYKGKVRDVYTIKDRLLVMIASDRISAFDVILPEPIPYKGQVLNQIAAFMLQSTSDICPNWLLSVPAPNVSIGQKCTPFKIEMVVRGNLTGHAWRTYNSGKRVLCGVPLPEGMKENDYFPAPIITPSTKASEGHDEDISREDIIAKGLASAADWTVLEDYTLKLFARGKEIAAKQGLILVDTKYEFGKIGDTIYLMDEIHTPDSSRYFYADGFDARQSAGEKQKQLSKEFVREWLIANNFMGKEGQTVPHMSAEWITTISNRYIELYEHVIGKKFIPERLSNEETVRRVEVALAELEK, translated from the coding sequence ATGGCACCAATTCAATTCAGCGGTCAGACCGCATTCTACAAAGGTAAAGTCCGCGATGTCTACACTATCAAAGATCGTTTGCTGGTGATGATCGCATCAGACCGCATTTCTGCTTTTGATGTTATCCTTCCCGAACCCATTCCTTATAAAGGACAAGTATTAAACCAGATTGCTGCTTTCATGCTGCAGAGTACCAGTGATATTTGTCCGAATTGGTTATTATCGGTTCCGGCTCCGAACGTATCAATCGGACAGAAATGTACGCCTTTTAAAATAGAAATGGTTGTGCGTGGCAACCTTACCGGGCATGCCTGGCGCACCTATAATAGTGGTAAACGGGTATTGTGCGGCGTTCCCCTTCCGGAAGGCATGAAAGAGAACGACTATTTCCCCGCACCCATCATTACACCATCCACCAAGGCATCTGAGGGTCATGATGAGGACATCTCCAGGGAAGACATTATAGCGAAAGGATTAGCCAGTGCAGCAGACTGGACCGTCCTTGAAGATTATACACTGAAATTATTTGCGCGTGGCAAAGAGATCGCGGCCAAACAGGGACTGATCCTGGTGGATACCAAATATGAATTTGGCAAGATCGGTGATACCATTTACCTTATGGATGAAATCCATACGCCCGATTCATCCCGCTATTTTTATGCGGATGGATTTGATGCCCGCCAGTCCGCCGGTGAAAAACAAAAACAATTGAGTAAGGAGTTCGTACGCGAATGGCTGATCGCCAATAATTTCATGGGTAAGGAAGGACAGACTGTTCCGCACATGAGTGCAGAATGGATCACGACCATCAGCAACCGCTATATCGAACTATACGAACACGTCATTGGAAAGAAATTCATTCCGGAACGCCTGAGCAATGAGGAAACAGTAAGGAGAGTGGAAGTTGCACTGGCGGAACTGGAGAAATAG
- a CDS encoding WD40/YVTN/BNR-like repeat-containing protein — MNSRHFAVFVYCFLLVQPFMAGAQRIDTLESRPGVSFRGLSVVNNRLLWVSGSKGTVGRSTNAGKSFQWFPVKGHETRDFRDIEAFDAVTAVIMAVDSPGLILRTHDGGATWQEVYKDTRSGIFLDAMDFWKDKQGMAIGDPVGGRTVLVTSNDEGQHWTAIPPEILPQPDSAEACFASSGTNIQLLSKKNYVFVTGGFRSRAYRYRGDHDQWVDLPLVQKGNSTGANSLAIKGSGRKKNPRHMVVVGGDFTRDTIRTGNAAITGDGGKTWKIPEEPPFGYRSSAVYIRGNRLIACGTSGVDISDDGGRHWCNISKLGFHVVQVAKDGRAVYLAGGKGRLAKLAW; from the coding sequence ATGAATTCACGACACTTTGCCGTTTTCGTCTATTGCTTTTTGTTAGTGCAACCATTTATGGCAGGTGCGCAACGGATCGATACACTGGAATCAAGGCCCGGCGTAAGTTTCCGGGGTCTCTCCGTTGTCAATAACCGGTTGCTTTGGGTAAGTGGCAGTAAAGGCACTGTAGGCCGTTCTACCAATGCTGGCAAAAGTTTCCAATGGTTCCCGGTCAAAGGACATGAAACCCGCGACTTCAGGGATATTGAAGCTTTCGACGCAGTAACCGCCGTAATCATGGCGGTAGACTCCCCCGGGCTCATCCTGCGCACGCATGATGGCGGTGCCACCTGGCAGGAAGTATACAAGGATACCCGTTCGGGTATTTTCCTGGATGCAATGGACTTCTGGAAAGACAAACAGGGCATGGCTATCGGCGACCCTGTGGGTGGCCGGACAGTCCTGGTGACCAGCAATGATGAAGGCCAACACTGGACGGCTATTCCACCGGAAATCCTGCCCCAGCCAGATTCCGCCGAAGCCTGTTTTGCATCCAGCGGGACCAATATCCAGCTGTTATCGAAAAAAAACTATGTTTTTGTCACGGGCGGATTCAGGTCCCGGGCATACCGCTATCGTGGTGACCATGACCAATGGGTGGACCTGCCACTGGTTCAAAAAGGCAATAGCACCGGCGCCAACTCGCTGGCCATAAAAGGATCTGGCCGCAAAAAAAATCCACGGCACATGGTCGTAGTAGGCGGCGATTTTACGCGTGATACCATCCGGACAGGCAATGCTGCGATTACTGGCGATGGTGGAAAAACCTGGAAGATACCGGAAGAGCCACCTTTTGGTTACCGGTCTTCTGCCGTTTATATACGAGGAAACAGACTGATTGCCTGTGGAACATCCGGGGTAGATATTTCGGATGATGGCGGCCGCCATTGGTGCAATATCAGCAAACTGGGCTTCCATGTGGTACAGGTGGCCAAGGATGGCAGGGCAGTCTACCTGGCAGGTGGTAAGGGCCGCCTGGCAAAGCTGGCCTGGTAA
- a CDS encoding ABA4-like family protein, protein MQPESLFSLASTLALVSWILLLAFHKTMWIAKVLTGTTIAFFGILYTWLIATNLGSFSADSFNSLDNVANLFHSREALLAGWIHYLAFDLFTGIYIVTDARKQGIPIWPLLPCLFFTFMFGPFGLLLYLLLRWFKSGSWFANTE, encoded by the coding sequence ATGCAACCCGAATCCCTCTTTTCCCTCGCCTCAACCTTAGCGCTGGTCAGCTGGATATTGCTGCTGGCCTTTCACAAAACCATGTGGATCGCGAAAGTACTAACGGGCACCACCATTGCTTTTTTTGGAATCCTGTACACCTGGCTGATCGCAACGAACCTGGGGAGTTTCTCTGCAGATAGTTTTAATTCCCTGGATAATGTGGCCAACCTTTTCCATAGCCGCGAAGCGCTGCTGGCAGGCTGGATCCATTACCTGGCCTTCGATTTATTTACCGGCATTTATATTGTGACCGATGCCCGTAAGCAGGGTATCCCGATATGGCCCCTCCTGCCCTGCCTTTTTTTTACTTTTATGTTCGGACCATTCGGATTGTTGCTGTACCTGCTGCTACGCTGGTTTAAAAGCGGATCCTGGTTCGCCAATACAGAATAA
- the hscB gene encoding Fe-S protein assembly co-chaperone HscB → MNYFELFEIPVGFKVDQKGLKQQFYALSRKYHPDFYTQSGDEEQADMLEKSSMVNKAYQTFLQEDATIQYLLTLKGLVEPEEKFQLNPSFLGEVMEINEQLMELEMDPGEAELAEVEATTNELLKRIYHDVEGTMAGYQEGITPEKALLPVKDYYYQKKYLQRILDKIASLRNIAPRT, encoded by the coding sequence ATGAATTATTTTGAACTATTTGAAATACCGGTGGGTTTCAAGGTGGATCAAAAGGGACTAAAACAACAGTTTTATGCCCTGAGCCGGAAATACCACCCCGATTTCTATACACAGTCCGGGGACGAAGAACAAGCCGACATGCTGGAGAAGTCATCGATGGTCAACAAGGCCTACCAGACTTTTTTGCAGGAAGATGCCACCATCCAGTATTTGCTAACATTGAAAGGACTGGTGGAACCGGAAGAGAAATTCCAACTCAATCCTTCGTTCCTGGGAGAGGTTATGGAGATCAATGAGCAGCTGATGGAATTGGAAATGGACCCTGGTGAAGCTGAACTGGCCGAAGTGGAAGCCACAACCAACGAATTATTAAAAAGAATATACCATGACGTGGAAGGGACTATGGCAGGCTATCAGGAAGGTATTACTCCCGAAAAAGCGCTGTTGCCAGTAAAAGATTACTACTACCAGAAAAAATACTTGCAACGAATTTTGGACAAAATAGCCTCGCTCCGTAATATTGCACCCCGCACGTGA